In Setaria viridis chromosome 5, Setaria_viridis_v4.0, whole genome shotgun sequence, the genomic stretch ATATCCGGCTTCACAATAGCAATGGTGGCAAACTGGAAGTTGGCACTGATTATCACTGTGGTGGTTCCTTTTGTGGGTTTCCAAGCCTATGCTCAAATGAAGTTCCTTGGTGGTCTCAATAGAAATGCAAAGGTGCATATGATGGATTAATCACAAGTATTGTTATTTACAAGCATCTATCCCATGGCAAATAACTTATGTCTAATTCTTTGGTGGGATGCAGTTGAAGTATGAAGAAGCAAGTCAAGTAGCAACTGATGCAGTTGGCGGCATCAGAACTGTGGCATCGTTTTCTGCCGAGAAGAAGGTGATGGATGCCTATGAGAAGAAATGTGAATCTCCAACAAAGAAAGGAATAAGAGAAGGTGTTATTGGTGGCTTGGGGTTCGGATTCTCATTCCTCACCTTCTACTTTACATATGCTCTGTGCTTCTATGTTGGTGCCAAGTTTGTTCAGCAAGGAACGGCCACATTTCCTGAAGTGTTTAGGGTGAGATCAATTTTTTTATCTATTCTGTACAGGATTGGTCGTTTCACATGTTGTGGTTAGCTGATCAAGTGTCTTTCAGGTCTTCTTCGTATTAGTTTTAGGAGCAAGTGCAATCTCACGAGCAAGTGCTTTTGGTGTGGACAGCACCAAGGCTAATGATGCGGCAGCATCTGTCTTTGAAATTCTTGACCGTAAGTCCAAGATCGATTACAGCAGCGAAGAGGGTGTGATCATCACAAGTGTGAGGGGTGACATTGATTTCCAGAATGTGTTCTTCAAGTATCCGTTACGACCAAATGTTCAAATCTTCAAGGATCTATCAATGAGGATTCCTTCTGGAAAGGTCAAATTCAATCAGAACAAAGCACCAATTTGCACATTTCCaccggtactaaattttagtggTTGCTATCCTTGCAGTCTGTCGCACTAGTTGGGGAGAGTGGGAGTGGGAAGTCCACAGTGATCGCGCTACTCGAAAGGTTCTATGATCCGGACTCCGGTAAGATCCTCTTCGACGATGTGGAACTTCAAGCCTTCAAAGTTGGCTGGCTTCGGCAGCAAGTGGGGCTAGTTGCCCAAGAGCCAGTACTGTTCAACGACACCATCCGCGCCAACATAGCTTATGGGAAGCAAGGGGAAGCATCTGAAGATGAAATCGTTGCTGCTGCTGAAGCTGCCAACGCACATCAGTTCATCTCCGCGTTGCCTGACGGGTACAACACCATCGCTGGCGAAAGAGGGATCCAATTGTCAGGTGGGCAGAAGCAGCGTATTGCCATTGCGAGGGCCATCATAAAGGACCCCaaggtgctgctgctggatgaGGCAACAAGCGCGCTAGATGCGGACTCGGAGCGAGTGGTGCAGGAGGCGCTGGACCAGGTGATGGTCGGTAGGACGACCGTGGTGGTAGCACACCGTTTAGCGACGATCAGAGGTGCAGATATCATTGCTGTACTGAAGAACGGGGCCGTAGCCGAGAAAGGCAGGCATGAAGAGTTGATGCGGATAAAGGACGGAACCTACGCTTCGCTTGTTGAGCTTAGCTCTAGTTCTGCATGACCTGATGAGAGCTTGGGCATTATTCAAAACTTAGATGATGCTCACATGGATTGGATAGGGATAATATGTAAATGGTTGCTACTCAAGGTTCTACTTTAAGTTAACTCTTATTCTGGTGATAAGCGAAGAGTCAGCATGCATCACTCGTTTCTATGTGCAAATTTTCGTACGATTTATGGGAATTGACTAGTTAGGATCTATCCAAGTTTGTATAGGTAAATATCGTGTATGTGTCCAAAAGAGCTGTTGTTCGTAATAGTTATTGGTTAAACAGATTTGGAATGCACCAAATTAAAAAGGCTATGTCTAAAAAAAACTAACACTAGTAGAACAGGCCGAAACGAGTAGATGAACGAGCAGCTTGTTGTCAAATGTCAAGCTTGTTGCAATAGTGATGAATGAGCAGCTTTGATTTCCTATAGCGAACCCATCCTGTGTCTCAAATCGTTGCGCCCACCCACATTGATATCACTAAGAGAGAACTATTTATGTGTCGTTGTTACCAACCCTACGTCGTCGCACCCAATGCATTCAACTCATTCAACCTGCACATACTAGCCGTCAGCCATAGCTCCAAAAGGATTAAAGAGGCCATGTTGAAACCTTCGTGCTACTCCATCCATTTTAAATTGTTAAAatatcaaaatgacctataatttgggacggaaggagtaatAACAATAAGAGCATCCCTCTAATCCAGCAACCACCAAATATGGCGCAGGGTGTAACCGATAAACAGAGAAGATACAGTGTAAGTGTTTAACTCTCGATTCTCTCTAATTCACTCGAAATATGAGTACAAGATCTTTTCTTAAGCTCACCAAAATGCCGAAGGTACAGATGGGATCTGCCAATTGCCGCAGCCGCCTTCAGACAGAGTCGGCTAGTATCGTCTTCTTTCTTCCTATCTTCTACTCTTTGGCAAACATTTCCTATATGAACGTGCCGCAGTTATAGCCATGAATCGTGTATTACATGGACTACCAATCTGGACCAAAGTATATTTTAGTTGGGCCTTGTTGCACGCTTCTTGGTACAGCCTGTTTCTTTAGTTAACTCTTCAGATTCCTACCCTTTCAGTTTCACCATAGTTTCCCTCAAGTTTAGATGCCTTCATGCTTCGTGACATGGGGCCTCTAAAATGACGTCTCCATGGAGGATACTGTTGTAGTCGCCTATCTAGAAATCCGACACTAATAAAGTCCTTCTATATTAGGAAAATGCAAAAcccatgaagaagaagaagagagatgcTCGAAGTTGTTGTTTATCGTGAACGCCGGTGAAATCCTAGGTTAccgttgacggcagttagcacgccaatttatgaaccgcaagcacacagatcagttgtagctcttcccttaaaGTAATCttccaagatttatcaatccatggaacaagtggatttgcacgtttagctaagcactaatctatgtaaccgaagGTTCTTCATGTATGATAAGATTGACCTAAAAAAACTAAACGATCTAGATTAAAGCAAATAGAGAGTATGAACATGAATAGATAGATAaaacgcttgtcctagggatccaggatcacttgtagatgcaatcgccAAGCATGAAAGGACTTGATCTAAGTGTTATtatgagtggatgtgaaccatgcccaacactttctcTCTCACATGTTGTCACTACACAAGGATACTCAACTATTGGATGATAAGAATATGgcatgatgatcattctaggtaagcaaataagcaacctaAAGTAGCGTTGGctagccattacatgaaagagcatcatcaagatatgattgatAACAAACCGATCTTAAAGAAAAGGTTcaacgattacaaatcaagatctctgTACAACCCTGAAGACAAATAGAGattttaccccatgatcttacacatgttgacagtATTCTGGGTAAAGATCGCCCTATAGATCAACTTGACCGAAGATAACGACAAACGGGGGCCGGAAAGCCCAAGGCCTATCagcctgggcacctccaagccgatcggcttggaaaGTTTCTCCTCCTCTAGTGCTCCGCTTCGCGTGATTTCTTgcagatccaatcttctctccgtttttcctccttgtggcggcggtggatggtgtttcCATGGTGTTTTCTACTCTCTCTCCTGCCTCTTTCTCAAGTAATCCAtgaggggtatttatagtctccaatAGGCGGCGGCTCTGGGTCAATGGTCGATGGAAAACCTCTAGAGATGTTGTGGACGtcacgctgaagaaacgggAGGCCGACCGGGCCCAAGAatggctaggccgatcggcccaaaGGGTCCCAGGCCAAATAttcattaagctctttatgtaAACCCCCTTATTTATGTCTTATTTCCTGTGATAATGCAATacactccaaaatacaacacatatgtgaTAATGGGGTTaattcaggtgccaagtggcaggttagtataagaataagcaTAAAAACACTAGTTAAAATAACagtaaaagtgtgtaaataatgaACATCAACAGTTACGCCTTCACCCCTGGAGGTCCAGGCCCTATCATCACCACTACCACATATGTGGTCGCTCTTGCTGCTATTGTCACTGTGCTCAAGCATAGCCTATACTACCATCGTCATCACCTCGGATCTTTGCCATTGCTATCTTGCTATCATGGTCTCACGCTAATGCAAAGTGTTGTGGCGTGTGCCCTTCAATCCACCACCATTCTAGCTCGTCACGTTGCACATGCATCCTGTTAGGGATGGATTTAGAGGGTGTAGGGAGGGGCTCAAGCTCCCTACCTCCTTACAACCAATGGATCCTCTGAGCTCCTTCCTCCTATCTCCACTACCTTTTAGAGAAAGAAGGAATAGAAAAAAGAGAACTACTTTTTAGAGAAAGAGGGaatagaaaaaagagaagaagaagaagggactAGTTCCACTCATAAATCCGGTTGTCACCTCATATCCTCATTTGTGATGGATAATACCTATAAGTGGCTAAGTAAATGGTGTTGGATAGTTATGCTACCTTACTAAATAGTACTCGTTGCCCTCACAACCGACGACTGCTTAAGTTGCATTAGCTAGATCTCTGCCCCTCATGTGTGCTTTGCTGCCACACTTGGCTGCAGCGCTACTGCCTACTATGCCATAGTCTGCATAAGCCATAACCACATAAGcaagatattttttaaaaaaacaaaggcCAAGATAGGTAGCAAGCCACTAGACGTACGCCTTCACGAAGGATACCTACCGTTGCAGTTAGATGTAGTTAGAGCAGCTCCACCATATGTTCTAAGAGGTGCTAGAAGGTGTCACAAATATTTTCTATGTGCTTTTACGCTGGATCGAGGATGAGGTGCCGCGATTAGGAAGCACTATCTTAGCTACAATGCTTGTGTTTTTTGGAATActaagaagatgaaatatggGTCACATCCAACTGGGGTGCCCACTTGGTGCTTCAAATGAAGTAATATTTTCTTTAGAGTTCGCTTTATTTAGTTTAAGTTGAGGTGTTTTGTTTTAGATAGCACTGAACGACATGTCCAGTCCAGCTTTATAAATTTTAATTTTAGGATAATTGTACGCTGGAGCTGCTCTCGCTACCATTTCCGTCACATAGGTATATTTGGTAGAGCTCTATTTGATTCTGATTCtttatgggagctgattctttaagagaagtgattctgtggctgaaagtgattcttttttattttctagcaTAAattcttaaaatcaggatggagaatcactccACAGAATCAAGAGAAGCTACTATTTTTAGCTCCCAAACTTTaagttcattttagagaatcacttcacagaattagtagagaatcacttctctctggaAAACTGTTTCGCAATACTTCTGCTGGATTCAGACAGCTTCCAAActtttagttcatttcagagaatcacttcacaaaatCAATAAAGAATCATTTCTCTCTAGAAATCTATTTGGCATGACTCCTGCTAGATTCAGCTTGTACCAAACATGATCACAGTGGTACCGCCGATCCTTGTGGATGTGAAAGTCGAGCTAACCGAACTTGGGctatgtttagttcactccaaaattcCAACCTTGGCCCtacgcaaaaagaagattccccatcacatcaaacttgcggtacatgcatggagtactgaatgtagacgaaatcaaaaactaattgcacagttttgttgtactttgcgagacgaatcttttaaacctaattagttaatatttgaacaataatttacaaatacaaatgaaacgctacagtgttgcaaCAAGGCCTTGACTGTGTTCGGAGCGCGAAAGATGTTGGCCTCGGAGTCGGAGCTCCCTCCCTGATTCCCAACGTTGGCGCCCCGCCGCCCATAAAGAGATACTACACGCATACAGCCGCGTAGTCGCTGACCGTCCGGGTCCGCTACGACGCCGTGTCCGTCCCGTGCGTCCGCAGTTACGCATACACCCTCCTTCCCACACACAAAACGCAGTCACGCACGCCATCCCTCTCGaagcttcctcttcctccggcCGCCACCGACCCGAACCCACCCCAACGCGGCGGCTCCCTTGCCACCATATATTCCTCTCCCCGCCTCCCGCCGTCGAGGATCGtcgagaggagaggaggggagacgAGGAGAAATTGAAACGCGTCTTTAGATCCAAtcggaggaggggaagggggagAGACAGGATTTGAGGATGGATTTCGAGCTGCGGCAGGCGCGGGAGAAGCTGGAGCGCGAGCAGCGTGACCGGATGCAGCGCGCCAAGGCCAAGGCCGAGCGCGAGCAGCGGGCCAAGGCcgaggccgcgcgccgccgggaaGCGCTCGAGGCCTCCCACCGCGAGCGACGGctcgacgccgcgcgcgcccagGAAGAGGTAACCCCGGCCCCACCGCCACGCCCTAGTACCGTAGACGCTGATTACATGCGATATCTGTATGAGAAATATATTGGTAGCACGGAATTATTCGGTTGGCGTGCTTTAATTCCTCTCCCCGGTTTAATCGGCGAACTTTTTGATATGTTGCTCCCCAATTTGATCGCGGAAGAAATATTTTGATCCAAAAACCTGATTGGGGGCTCAAGGCGATGGACCCTTTACTGGATTATTAATTTCGGTTTCTATCCACTTAATGGGAGTAGTGCAAACCCTTGTACTAGTCTTGTTAGGATTCTCGTTTACTGATCCCTTGTACTAGTCTTGTTAGGATTCTCGTTTACTGATTGTTGTAATTAAGCTACTTGCATTGTCAATTTTCACTACTTGCTGCGGATCATAAGTTCCAGAATACCGATTATGTTTGTACTGCTCATCTAGCAACTGTAGTCCTAATCTTCTATTTTTGCCACTGTATGCTGATAGAATCATCTTTTGTACTTCTGATAGGCTGACCAGAAAATGGAAGAAGTGATGCAGCTGGGGAAGGGGGTTTCATTCTCGCACATGTTCGAGGCACTTCAATATGATGGCCCTGGGGACAAGATCAAGCTACCACCATCTTCGTTTAAGGAGCTGTCTGATGAAGGGGCTCTGGATAAAGGTCCCATGTACTTCAGGCTGTCCAAGGTTAGGGACACAGTCCCAGGTGCCGCTATGAAACAAGACACTGAGGAGGCAACCTGTTGTGGTGTTCTCGAATTCACTGCAAGGGAAGGCTCTGCTGAACTCCCGTTGCATGTTTGGAACAACCTGTTCCGGAGTGACACCCCAGACGTCCCTTTGATTGAAGTCAAGTATGTCAGTTTGCCCAAAGGAACATATGCAAAGTTGAAGCCAGAAGGGGCTGGGTTTTCGGATCTCCCTAACCATAGAGCAGTCCTTGAAACAGCACTCCGCAACCACGCAACGCTATCTGAAAATGATATTGTTGTGGTGAACTATGGGCAACTGCAGTACAAGTTAAAGGTTCTTGAGCTGAAGCCCGCATCAAGTGTGTCTGTCCTAGAGACAGACATTGAAGTTGACATTGAGGGATCAGATTCAGTTTTAGACAATGAAGAGAACCAACATGTGCTTGTTCCACTTGCAATTGGAAAGGTGGAATCCAGCGTTGTGGAAGAAGGAAAGTTCAGGTACTACAAATTTACAGTTGAAGAAAGTGTGAGTGAGAAAGTAGCTTCTGGGCGTGCTAATATTGAGGTTAAGATTGACACGGATGCAAGTGGTGGGGACACTGATATCTATGTTTCAAGGCATCCTTTGGTATTCCCAACTCAGCACCGACATGAGTGGTCTTCTCATGAAATGGGTTCAAAGGTTCTTATACTCAAACCACGGGATTCTAGTTTGGTCAGTGGTGTTTACAGTATTGGGGTTTATGGTTTCAAAGGGACTTCTAAGTACCAGCTCTCTGTAGCTATCAAGGATGTTAATAGCCAACGGGTTGGTGAGCATGCTAGTTCCTCGGGAAGTGTCGACGCTGATTCAATGCTGTGTAGGAACTGTAAGCGCCATATAGCCAGCCGATCTGCTCATCTTCATGAGGCGTACTGCATGAGACACAATGTTGCCTGCCCGCATGATGGCTGTGGAGTTGTTCTCCGGAAAGAAGAAGCAGCAGATCATGTGCACTGCAACAAGTGCGGGCGAGCTTTCCAGCAGAGAGAAATGGAGAAACATATGAAAGTCTTCCATGAGCCACTGCAGTGCCCCTGTGGGGTGGTTCTGGAAAAGGAAGACATGGTATGTCTTGCCTTCTCTCTTTATACCAGCTGCATACTTGTAACTTACTTTCTAAAGCATATTTTTTCTTTGACTAAactattttttaattatttttcagGTCCAACACCAATCCTCAACCTGCCCCTTGCGCTTGATTGTGTGCCGGTTCTGTGGTGACACAGTCCATGCTGGCGGAGAACCACTTGATGCTCGTGATCGGCTCCGAAACATGTGTGAGCATGAGAGCATCTGCGGATCCAGGACCGCGCCATGTGACTCCTGTGGGCGATCGGTTATGCTGAAGGAGATGGACATTCACCATATCGCTGTTCATCAGAAGAGCTGATCACCCAGAGGCACAGACCTGAGCTGAGCTTGCTGATTGCCCAAAACTTAGAAATTGTTGTTATCGAATTTCTGTCCACCGAATCACGGTTCATCAGAAGAACTGATCACCCAGCGGCACAGGGCTGACCTGAGCTAAGCCTGCTGATTGCCCAAAACTACGAAATCTGTTGGATCAAACAAGACCCCTTGGGACTGCAAATACGCAATGTGTTACTGGTTTGTTGTTTGTGGTGTTACCATGGAGAAGGAAACACACTGGCGGTGGTGTTAATTGTTATGTCTGTATCTTGTTTCTGTATACATTGTTTATGAGTCTTCTTTTACATTTCAGTATTATTTACATTTGTTTAGAGAGATTCTTATAAAAAACCGTGAAACATGTGTACAATCATTTTTAGTACTCTtttcttaatatattgatacgtagctcttcagctcttctgggtgtttgagaaaaaaatcatttttaatACGTTGTATGGGTATTCATACTCCCTGTAGCAATAGTCCGCTCTCTTTTTCCTCGAACAACACGGAGAGCTGCATGCCattttattaaaattaacaAGACACAATTGTCCACTGTCAATAACAGGCGTGCGCTTGTTGGTCTTCCGTCCAGCCTCCAGAGTGTTGTTCCTTCTTGGGACCTCTGAATGCACACATACGAAGACACTTCGCTGCTGAAGCTGAgactcgccggccgccgcctgctaCACCGAAACCGCCAACCATCTGTTTCCAGTTCTTCCGAAGTGCCATCAGGAATCAGAAGAGGGAAGGGTGGCGTGCCTACAAAGAAAAATATAGCAATATTACAaacatatatatgatatatatcacATATGCGAACAACATTTGGGTAAATATAGATCATTTTTTCTGCTTGGAGCACGATCACTAGAATCAAACGCACATATAACTACATGAAAACCATAAAAACAATAAAATGTAACAAACTAAACTAAAACGGATCAGTTGCTGGTCTGCTGGAAACAGCCTAGCTCCAACAAACATCCAAATAAAAAATGCACTCTTGTTAATCCCATAACGAAACTGGTGAATGTAGTAGTAGCACAAAATGTAGTGGAAAGCACAGCAACATCCATAGAGCAAAACTAAGCTGAACACTAGTCCATTCTCCAGAAACAATAATAATCCCAGCAGCCAGCAACAACTTCGTGAGGAAATAATTCATGGGAACAGGTATAACACGGCAGGCAAAAAGAACGATGCATGCATAAATATATTGTCCATTACTCCTTATTTGTATATAAACTAGAGGTACTCAAACATTATTGTGCCCTTCACTTAATATACATTGGAAAACTGCACAATTTTTACAGCCGCTGATCATTTACAATTTCATGTAGAGAAGGTGACTCCGAGCCATTGTATTTACTAGGGACTGGGGTGTTCCGCCTGGACTGCCGCTTGGTTGCCACCAGGACTTGCTCTGCCTCTGGTTCACCAGCTATCGAGAACttctcgtcgtcgtcatcaacTTTGAACACCGGGTGGATGTACGCGTTCATCAGGTATCCTTTCAGATCAAATCCTGGCTCTCTTGCACGTTCTAGGGTATCCTTCTTCATTGCCTCCTGTTAAAGGAAATGGAAAAGTATTAGTAGTTATGTTTTATGGTGTGACTGCCCTTTTTAATCTAATCATATTTTAAGTGATACATTTATTATATAATGTACAGGTTGCATAAACAGTTGGTGCCATCGGATCAATGTAAAGTAGTCAATTCTTACAACAACACTAATGATAATTCGGAAACAAATTTAATCGGATCACAATTGTGCTGTCATCGACAAAACATGGCAGCTTTAAACAGAATAAGGTAGTACAATTCATAGTCAACATGAGTTGAATCCTAGCTCTCCAACCACAAAGCTTCTCCTAACAATAAGATGGTCCTGGAATTATGTTTTTCCAGTCACAATGTGTAACTAGGTATAGTGACAGAACATGATAGTGCAAATCACAGTGAACTTCCAATGGGCACCAGCTATAGAACTTTACTCGCCTCTGTTCCAAATGTGGGTCGTTTTAGGATTCTATCCAGTCAACTTTATTAACTTGGCCCATAAATATATATTGACAACATAGGTGATGTTACTAGATTCATCATAggaaaatactttcataatatatattttcacTATTTAAAATGGTATCCTTTTACAAAATTGCAGAAGTGACACATTAGAGACCATGTCACTGTCCTAAACGACCTAAATTTGGAATCAGAGTAGTTGACAGTTAACACCTTCATTTCTCAATCGGTACTTTCCAAACTAACAATTTGATCCTAAATGAGAAGATCTGAGAACAGAAGTCAATAAATTTTTAAGCAACATTTTTCATGTTTATTTGAAGATCCACCAAGGACTTGTTAATGCCAAAAGAAGCATGATCCCATTCTAACATCAATTCATTATTAACTCCCAAATTTGAAAAAGAAACATACCTGTAACGGGCATTTCACAAAAGTAGGTTCATAGCGGTTCTTGCAGTACTTGTGGAAATAAAAGGTTACAACAGGAAGAACAAGGAGCACTGGTGTTGACTGGCCAGCGCCTTTTGTGCTAAGTAATCCAAGGAGAAGCAGTTGCGATATGATCAATGCTGTGATTATACGTCCATGAACACTTGGCCAAAATGCTGCTGCACTctcatattcttgattgtacaCATTTATTATCTGAAACAGTGTAAAGATTGTTAATGAAAATTACACAGCATGATCAGGACTAGTAACTCAATCCATAATAAATACATGCAATATGCCAATTAGATGGATACAATAATATATCTAAATAATCTT encodes the following:
- the LOC117857861 gene encoding uncharacterized protein, whose protein sequence is MDFELRQAREKLEREQRDRMQRAKAKAEREQRAKAEAARRREALEASHRERRLDAARAQEEADQKMEEVMQLGKGVSFSHMFEALQYDGPGDKIKLPPSSFKELSDEGALDKGPMYFRLSKVRDTVPGAAMKQDTEEATCCGVLEFTAREGSAELPLHVWNNLFRSDTPDVPLIEVKYVSLPKGTYAKLKPEGAGFSDLPNHRAVLETALRNHATLSENDIVVVNYGQLQYKLKVLELKPASSVSVLETDIEVDIEGSDSVLDNEENQHVLVPLAIGKVESSVVEEGKFRYYKFTVEESVSEKVASGRANIEVKIDTDASGGDTDIYVSRHPLVFPTQHRHEWSSHEMGSKVLILKPRDSSLVSGVYSIGVYGFKGTSKYQLSVAIKDVNSQRVGEHASSSGSVDADSMLCRNCKRHIASRSAHLHEAYCMRHNVACPHDGCGVVLRKEEAADHVHCNKCGRAFQQREMEKHMKVFHEPLQCPCGVVLEKEDMVQHQSSTCPLRLIVCRFCGDTVHAGGEPLDARDRLRNMCEHESICGSRTAPCDSCGRSVMLKEMDIHHIAVHQKS